The Caretta caretta isolate rCarCar2 chromosome 10, rCarCar1.hap1, whole genome shotgun sequence genome has a window encoding:
- the LOC125643443 gene encoding uncharacterized protein LOC125643443, with translation MLHRLLLGGLLCTTLPTSFLGTASARNLHLCEGYRSPDGRYHSGFYCPRLTDPPAHRCCCRHGDRALKSCCPQLEFESLRRVNLSNVPTPARLRNPLPLLAVGLYGLLVLTLMTLDFLHFCRLNQRCFYSLPSSSHLGKRLASSFPHRCPQPGPARGGTQRQELPAAQPDARRDPAAGAAHGPARREEGPSGRSCPRPSPTRGGTQRQELPTAQPGARRDPAAGAARGPARREEGPSGRSCPRPSPARGGTQRQELPTAQPGARRDPAAGAARGPARREEGPSGRSCPRPSPARGGTQRQELPAAQPGARRDPAAGAARGPARHEEGPSGRSWLYPRPSPARTASVKSRCHSDCGVTLGAEGVSAVGITEVLLAEPGTLPLR, from the exons ATGCTGCACAGACTCTTGCTGGGGGGCCTCCTCTGCACAACACTGCCTACCAGCTTCCTCGGCACGG CCTCGGCCCGTAACCTGCACCTCTGCGAGGGATATCGCAGCCCTGATGGACGCTACCACTCCGGCTTCTACTGCCCACGCCTCACTGACCCCCCTGCACACAGGTGCTGCTGCCGCCACGGAGACCGTGCCCTGAAATCCTGCTGCCCCCAGCTGGAGTTTGAGAGCCTGAGAAGGGTCAATCTGTCCAACGTGCCCACCCCAGCCAGACTCAG GAACCCACTGCCCCTGCTGGCTGTGGGGCTCTACGGCCTTCTCGTCCTCACGCTCATGACCCTCGACTTCCTCCACTTCTGCAGACTCAACCAGCGCTGCTTTTACAGCCTCCCGAGCAGCAGCCACCTGGGCAAGCGCCTGGCCAGCTCCTTCCCGCACCGCTGCCCACAGCCCGGCCCGGCGCGAGGAGGGACCCAGCGGCAGGAGCTGCCCGCGGCCCAGCCCGACGCGAGGAGGGACCCAGCGGCAGGAGCTGCCCACGGCCCAGCCCGGCGCGAGGAGGGACCCAGCGGCAGGAGCTGCCCGCGGCCCAGCCCGACGCGAGGAGGGACCCAGCGGCAGGAGCTGCCCACGGCCCAGCCCGGCGCGAGGAGGGACCCAGCGGCAGGAGCTGCCCGCGGCCCAGCCCGACGCGAGGAGGGACCCAGCGGCAGGAGCTGCCCGCGGCCCAGCCCGGCACGAGGAGGGACCCAGCGGCAGGAGCTGCCCACGGCCCAGCCCGGCGCGAGGAGGGACCCAGCGGCAGGAGCTGCCCGCGGCCCAGCCCGACGCGAGGAGGGACCCAGCGGCAGGAGCTGCCCGCGGCCCAGCCCGGCACGAGGAGGGACCCAGCGGCAGGAGCTGCCCGCGGCCCAGCCCGGCGCGAGGAGGGACCCAGCGGCAGGAGCTGCCCGCGGCCCAGCCCGGCACGAGGAGGGACCCAGCGGCAGGAGCTGGCTGTACCCacggcccagcccagccaggacagcAAGTGTGAAGAGCAGGTGCCACAGTGACTGTGGGGTGACGCTTGGGGCAGAGGGCGTGTCAGCTGTCGGTATTACAGAGGTGCTGTTAGCAGAGCCTGGCACGCTGCCACTGCGATAA
- the UNC45A gene encoding protein unc-45 homolog A → MEAAGAAGQLRQEGNRLFQAGDYAAALASYTRALELGAGPPECAVLHRNRAACHLKLEDYAKAEADASKAIEADGHDVKALFRRSQALQKLGRLDQAVYDLRRCMSLEPKNKAFQEALHDLGSSMQEKMKLMSCTDSKVEQMFQILLDPKETDTDKKQKAAQNLIVLAREEAGAEKIFQSNGVRLLLLLLDTGREDATLAALRTLAGLCSGHRSRTTAILAELGAPRISAMLGAEHEQVSLAACNLLQVMFDALKEGLQRDFRGKEEALVLDPSKELKLLIAHLLEMLTREGASAHGRNNTLNLLIKVVPRKSLRDPNNSLTLWVIDQGLKKILEVGGTVCEAPGSLLATENSRMSAAVLLSKLYGDLKCDAERETFHRLCEDYVRSWFEGHGLAGKLRAIQTVSCLLQGPSEAGNQVLELEGIMESVLALCASVREADQLVAVEALIHAADKAKRASFITANGVTLLKNIYKCSGRDSIRIRALVGLCKLGSAGGTDFSMKQFAEGSTLKLAKQCRKWLCNEVIDVGTRRWAVEGLAYLTFDADVKEEFVEDKAAVQAMFQLAKSEDRSVLFAVASTLVNCTNSYDHEEPDPQMLELAKYAKQHVPEQHPKDEPGCVRRRVHKLLAAGVVSALTCMVKSENPALTNSCRELISRVFLAVVEEAADRGSVVAQGGGKTLIPLSLEGTEVGQAKAAQALAKITITSNPEMAFPGERIYEVVRPLVSLLHLHRTGLENFEGLMALTNLAGISERLRQKILKEKAVPMIEGYMFEEHELLRLAATECMCNMAMSTEVQELFLAEGSDRLKLLVLYSGEDDEKLRRAASGTLAMLTSLLPPICRKITQVTDHWLEILQALLLSPNEELQHRGAVIVLNMMAGREIAAKLMESEMLEILSVLAKEERDKPRVAQAAKECLAQAVACGLIKPNVNGE, encoded by the exons ATGGAGGCGGCC GGCGCGGCAGGGCAGCTGCGGCAGGAGGGGAACCGGCTCTTCCAGGCCGGGGACTACGCGGCCGCGCTGGCGTCCTACACGCGGGCCCTGGAGCTGGGCGCGGGGCCCCCGGAGTGCGCGGTGCTGCACCGCAACCGGGCCGCCTGCCACCTGAAACTG GAAGATTATGCCAAGGCAGAAGCTGATGCGTCTAAAG CCATCGAAGCCGATGGCCACGACGTCAAGGCGCTGTTCCGCCGCAGCCAGGCGCTGCAGAAGCTGGGCCGCCTGGACCAGGCGGTCTACGACCTGCGCAGATGTATGAGCCTGGAGCCCAAGAACAAGGCCTTCCAGGAGGCATTGCACGACCTGGGGAGCAGCATGCAGGAGAAG ATGAAGCTCATGTCCTGCACGGACTCCAAAGTAGAGCAGATGTTTCAGatcttactggaccccaaagagacagacacagacaaaAAACAGAAG GCAGCGCAGAACCTGATTGTGCTGGCCCGGGAAGAGGCTGGGGCGGAGAAGATCTTCCAGAGCAACGGCgtccggctgctgctgctcttgctggACACGGGCAGAGAGGACGCGACGCTGGCGGCTCTGCGCACTCTGGCTGGCCTGTGCTCTGGGCACCGTTCGCGG ACCACGGCCATCCTCGCGGAGCTGGGGGCACCACGCATTTCGGCGATGCTGGGAGCGGAGCATGAGCAGGTGTCTCTGGCGGCCTGTAACCTGCTGCAGGTCATGTTTGACGCACTGaaggaggggctgcagagagACTTCCGTGGCAAGGAGGAAGCCCTTGTGCTGG ATCCCTCGAAGGAGCTGAAGCTGCTGATTGCGCACCTCTTGGAAATGCTGACCCGGGAGGGGGCCTCAGCCCACGGCCGCAACAACACCCTCAACCTCCTGATCAAAGTGGTGCCGCGGAAATCGCTGCGTGACCCCAACAACAGCCTGACCCTCTGGGTCATCGACCAGG GCCTGAAGAAGATCCTAGAAGTGGGGGGCACGGTGTGCGAGGCCCCTGGCAGCCTGCTTGCGACGGAGAACAGCCGGATGAGCGCTGCTGTCCTGCTGAGCAAGCTCTACGGTGACCTGAAGTGCGACGCTGAGAGGGAGACCTTCCACCGGCTGTGCGAAGACTATGTCAG GAGCTGGTTTGAGGGGCACGGGTTGGCTGGGAAGCTTCGTGCCATCCAGACGGTGTCGTGCCTGCTGCAGGGCCCCTCGGAAGCTGGGAACCAggtgctggagctggaggggATCATGGAGAGTGTGCTGGCTCTGTGCGCCTCCGTGCGGGAGGCCGACCAGCTGGTGGCCGTGGAGGCTCTGATCCATGCCGCTGACAAGGCCAAGCGGGCGTCTTTCATCACGGCCAACGGGGTGACCCTGCTCAAGAACATCTATAAGTGCAGCGGGAGGGACAGCATCCGCATCCGGGCCTTGGTG GGGCtctgcaagctgggctctgccggAGGCACCGATTTCAGCATGAAGCAGTTCGCTGAGGGCTCCACCCTGAAACTGGCCAAGCAGTGCCGCAA GTGGCTGTGTAACGAGGTGATCGACGTGGGCACACGGCGCTGGGCGGTGGAGGGCCTGGCCTACCTCACCTTCGACGCGGACGTCAAGGAGGAGTTTGTGGAGGACAAGGCAGCTGTGCAGGCCATGTTCCAGCTGGCCAAG tcagaggacaggagtGTGCTGTTCGCCGTGGCCTCGACGCTGGTGAACTGCACCAACAGCTACGACCACGAGGAACCAGACCCCCAGATGCTGGAGCTGGCCAAGTATGCCAAGCAGCACGTCCCAGAGCAGCACCCCAAG GATGAGCCAGGCTGTGTGAGGCGGCGGGTGCACAagctgctggctgccggggtgGTGTCAGCTCTCACCTGCATGGTGAAGAGTGAGAACCCGGCGCTGACCAACTCCTGCCGGGAGCTGATCTCCAG GGTGTTCCTGGCCGTGGTGGAGGAAGCAGCGGACAGAGGCAGCGTGGTGgcccagggagggggaaag acacTCATCCCGCTGTCCCTGGAGGGTACCGAGGTGGGGCAGGCCAAGGCTGCACAGGCACTGGCGAAGATCACCATCACCTCCAACCCTGAGATGGCGTTCCCTGGAGAGCGG ATCTATGAGGTGGTCAGACCCCTGGTGAGTCTCCTGCACCTGCACCGCACAGGCCTGGAGAACTTCGAGGGGCTGATGGCGTTAACCAATCTGGCCGGGATCAGCGAGAGGCTGAG GCAGAAGATCCTGAAGGAGAAAGCGGTGCCCATGATCGAGGGCTACATGTTTGAGGAGCACGAGCTGCTCCGTCTGGCTGCCACTGAGTGTATGTGCAACATGGCCATGAGCACGGAG GTGCAGGAGCTCTTCCTGGCCGAGGGCAGCGACCGGCTGAAGCTGCTGGTTCTGTACAGCGGGGAGGACGACGAGAAGCTGCGGCGAGCAGCCTCCGGCACCTTGGCCATGCTGACCTCACTGCTGCCCCCGATCTGCAGGAAGATCACCCAAGTG ACGGATCACTGGCTGGAGATCCTGCAGGCCCTGTTGCTCAGCCCCAACGAGGAGCTGCAGCATCGTGGCGCCGTGATCGTGCTGAACATGATGGCAGGCCGGGAGATTGCAGCCAAGCTCATGGAGAGCGAGATGCTGGAGATCCTGTCCGTACTTGCCAAGGAGGAGCGCGACAAGCCCCGTGTGGCCCAAGCTGCCAAGGAGTGCCTGGCGCAGGCCGTGGCATGTGGGCTGATCAAACCCAACGTGAATGGAGAGTGA